The following are encoded in a window of Spirochaeta cellobiosiphila DSM 17781 genomic DNA:
- a CDS encoding ABC transporter ATP-binding protein, with protein MARLELNNLKVSYDGKTNVLEDYNLDIDEGQLVSILGPSGCGKTTTLKAIAGFLEARDGQILIDNEDFSHTPINKRNFGIVFQSYALFPNMTVFQNVAYGLKLRGMSKEEIQDRVTELLEAVGLTSLKDRKPENLSGGQQQRVALARALVISPKLLLLDEPLSNLDAKLRIEMRSLIKRMQQKFNITTILITHDQEECFSISDKVAIMNNGKIEQYDSPETIYHNPSSIFVADFIGFKNLLDINLSNEGSYTLKNGKRIDSVQLEGALKIAIRPQEIVLTEENKALVSGQVKVRTYLGDSYQYELETEIGDIVVHTSDKDVYHRGDMMHLHFPKEHICVLNR; from the coding sequence ATGGCACGATTAGAACTTAATAACTTAAAAGTATCCTATGATGGAAAAACAAATGTCCTGGAAGACTATAATCTGGATATCGATGAAGGCCAGTTAGTCTCCATCCTAGGTCCTTCAGGTTGTGGGAAAACAACAACCCTCAAAGCCATAGCGGGATTTCTAGAAGCCCGGGACGGACAGATCCTTATTGATAATGAGGACTTTTCCCATACCCCTATTAACAAACGTAACTTTGGTATTGTCTTCCAGTCCTATGCCTTGTTCCCCAATATGACGGTGTTTCAAAATGTGGCCTACGGACTGAAGCTTAGAGGCATGTCAAAAGAGGAAATTCAAGACAGAGTCACTGAACTTCTCGAAGCGGTTGGTCTAACATCCTTAAAAGATAGAAAGCCAGAAAATCTAAGTGGTGGTCAACAACAGAGGGTAGCTCTGGCCCGGGCGCTAGTGATATCCCCCAAACTTCTATTGCTGGATGAACCCTTATCGAACCTGGATGCCAAACTGCGAATTGAGATGAGATCCCTCATTAAAAGAATGCAGCAAAAGTTCAATATCACCACCATTCTCATCACCCATGATCAGGAAGAGTGCTTCTCCATCTCTGATAAGGTAGCCATCATGAACAATGGGAAGATTGAACAGTATGACAGTCCTGAAACCATATATCATAATCCTAGCTCAATTTTTGTAGCGGACTTTATCGGATTTAAGAATCTACTGGACATCAATCTTAGCAACGAAGGAAGCTATACTCTGAAGAATGGTAAGAGAATAGACTCTGTTCAGCTAGAGGGCGCTCTTAAGATCGCCATCCGTCCTCAGGAAATTGTCCTAACAGAAGAAAACAAAGCCTTAGTTAGTGGACAAGTTAAGGTGCGTACTTATCTGGGAGACAGTTATCAGTATGAACTAGAAACCGAAATCGGTGATATCGTCGTTCATACTAGCGATAAGGATGTCTATCACAGAGGAGATATGATGCATCTCCATTTCCCCAAGGAACATATCTGCGTTCTGAATCGTTAA
- a CDS encoding ABC transporter permease: MKKSKILIIFVCLVFFFLLYPLLITIIASFNGKESLTYPIEGFSLKWYKVAFSSNYLSGFAISFQVGILATFISLCFGVPVAYGLAKYNDRSTGLIKNIFFTPVLIPGIVLSYALFLGWVFIARQWDTKLPKVLILMLAHIIILFPYTIRVVGGAFDKFNFVIEDAATSLGASRKDFILHILLPCITPAILSASVLSFITSFNNIPISMFLYGRGATPLPIIMMQDVEKYGDPGVAAVSVLLLLVTILLTWIIEKTLGLENYGR; this comes from the coding sequence ATGAAAAAAAGTAAGATCCTGATCATCTTTGTTTGTCTGGTATTCTTTTTTCTCCTTTATCCCTTGTTGATTACAATCATTGCCTCCTTTAATGGAAAAGAGAGTCTGACCTATCCCATCGAGGGATTTTCTCTCAAATGGTACAAGGTTGCCTTTAGTAGCAATTATCTATCTGGATTCGCCATTAGCTTTCAAGTGGGCATTCTGGCTACTTTTATATCTCTCTGTTTTGGTGTTCCTGTAGCCTATGGACTAGCCAAATATAATGACAGAAGTACGGGACTCATTAAGAATATCTTTTTTACCCCCGTTCTTATCCCGGGTATTGTATTGAGTTATGCCCTTTTTCTAGGTTGGGTCTTTATTGCCAGACAATGGGATACAAAGCTACCTAAGGTGCTGATTTTAATGCTGGCCCACATTATTATTCTTTTTCCTTATACGATCCGTGTGGTAGGAGGAGCCTTTGATAAGTTTAACTTCGTCATTGAAGATGCCGCTACCAGCCTCGGCGCCAGTAGGAAGGACTTTATCCTCCACATTCTACTTCCCTGTATCACACCAGCTATCCTTTCCGCTTCGGTACTGTCTTTCATAACTTCATTTAACAACATCCCTATTTCTATGTTCTTATACGGAAGAGGGGCCACACCCTTGCCTATCATCATGATGCAAGATGTGGAAAAGTATGGAGATCCGGGAGTTGCGGCGGTTTCTGTTTTACTACTGCTAGTGACAATACTACTCACATGGATCATAGAGAAGACTCTTGGTCTTGAAAATTATGGAAGGTAA